Genomic DNA from Turicibacter faecis:
AGTCCAACGGGAATAATGAACAGGCTCACTGTCTTTAAAATAAGATTTAGTGTTTCTCTGAGTTGCGAAGGATGTTTTTTATATTCCTTTGCTTCTTTTCCCAATTGATTAGCATAGGTTTGTTCCGCAACGGCAGTGACTTCAATAAGGGCGCTTGAGGCCACCACGTAGCTACCGGAATAGACTGTATCTCCAACGTTCTTTATGACTGTATCACTCTCACCCGTTAGTAAGGCTTCATTTACTTCAAGGTGTCCATCGACGACCTGTCCATCCACAACGATTTGATTTCCGGTAGTGAGATAGAGAATATCACCTAAAACGAGGTCCTCTGGATAACATTCTTGTTTTTTTCCTTCTCGTTGCACGAAAACTTTTGTACGGGTAATGAGATTAATTTTATCGAGGGATCGTTTTGCCCGAAGTTCGACTGCAATCCCAATAATAATATTGCACACAATAACGCCCAAAAATAAAAGATTTTTGTAAGAACCTGTGGTCAAAATAAAGAGCCCTAAAATAAAGTTAATCATATTAAAAAATGTGCACAAGTTATCAATCAGGATTTGTTTAACTGATTTTGTTTTGTATTCAATAAGATGATTATCTTGCCCAAGTGAGCGACGTTTTTGAACCTCTTCTTGAGTTAAACCGTATTTAATATCTGTCATAAGCATTCCCCTTTAAAACGATGTCATTTCTTTTAGTTTGGTAAAAACTAACGTTTTTTATAACGTCTGTTGCGAGATTATTCCGTAATTATAAAGGGAAATCGGGGAAATGGAATGTGATTTTTGAATAAAAATAAAGGAGACAATAAGGATTATTAGATTTTAGAGGGAGGGTTAAGGGATTATGTAGAATTTTAGCAAAAAATGAGGGATTACTTCTTTATTTTAAGTTTTGTGATACAATATTTTACGTTATTGATAGAAAATCGAGCAATCTTTTTTTGGAGTAAAGATAGAGGAGGGGCACAAGTTAAATGGAACAACAATTTATGCAAAAATTATATAAACAAATTGCAAAGCAGTTAAATATTACAACAAACCAGATTAACGCGGTTCTTAAATTATTAGAAGAAGGTTCAACTGTTCCGTTTATCGCACGTTATCGTAAAGAAGTAACGGGGGCACTTGATGAAGAACAGATTCGTGAAATTTCTAAGACGTATGAGTATGGTGTTAACTTACAACAACGTAAAGAAGATGTTATTCGTTTAATTGATGAAAAAGGGATGTTAACAGAAGCCTTAAAACAGGATATTTTAAAGGCTGAAAAGCTAACAGAGATTGAGGATTTATATCGTCCGTTTAAAGAAAAGAAAAAAACACGCGCCACACAGGCGAAGGCGAAAGGATTAGAGCCGTTGGCGAAGTATTTATTAACTTATCCAGAAGGTGAGTTACAAACGGAAGCAGCGAAATATTTAAATGAAGAAGTGACGAGCGTTGACGAGGCTTTACAAGGAGCGCGAGATATTATTGCAGAAATGATTGCAGATCATGCGGATTACCGAAAATGGATTCGTGAGTATATGACGAAAAAGGGTCAAATTCAATCAAAGGTTCGTGATGCCACTTTAGATGAGCGTAAAGTATATGAGCAATACTATGAGTATAGTGAACCTGTTTTACGCGTAGTGCCACACCGCGTACTTGCGATGAATCGAGGGGAATCTGAAAAGATTTTACGTATTTCTATTTTAGATGATGCAGAAGGTGTACATCGTTATTTGGTCAAAGAATTAATTCCAATACGCGAGGTTACAGAAGCAACGAAACAAGTTCGTTTAGCAATTGAAGATGCGTATAAACGTTTAATTAAGCCATCAATTGAACGTGAGATTCGTGCTGGTTTAAAAGAAGTGGCTGAAAATCAAGCCATTCATATCTTTTCTGAAAATGTTCGCCAGTTATTATTGCAACCACCGATGAAAGGAAAGGTTGTTTTAGGTGTTGACCCGGCTTATCGTACGGGATGTAAGTTAGCTGTGGTGGATGAAACAGGGAAAGTTTTAGATATCGATGTGATTTATCCACATGAAAAATCTAAAGGTTCGAAAGCAGATCCTGCTCTTGTGCAAAAGGCTCGTGCGAAAGTCATTGATAAAATTAATAAATATCAAGTGGAGATTGTTTCTATCGGAAATGGAACGGCTTCTCGTGAAACGGAAAGTTTTATTGCCGATGTTTTAAAAGAGATTAAGCATCCTATTTATTATATTATTACGAATGAGGCGGGGGCATCTGTGTACTCGGCGTCAGAATTGGCCCGTAAGGAGTTTCCAGATTTACAGGTTGAGGAACGCTCGGCGGTTTCGATTGCAAGACGTCTTCAAGATCCGTTGGCAGAGCTTGTAAAGATTGATCCGAAATCGATTGGTGTTGGTCAGTATCAACATGATGTGACACAATCTAAATTGAATGATTCTTTAAACTTCGTGGTTGAGACGACGGTGAATCAGGTAGGGGTTAACGTCAATACAGCTTCTCCAGCGTTACTTAAATATGTAGCGGGACTTTCAACAACGATTGCCAATAATATTGTTAAACACCGCGATGAAGTTGGAAAGTTTACAAAGCGTGAGGAATTAAAGAAAGTTTCTCGTTTAGGGGC
This window encodes:
- a CDS encoding Tex family protein; translation: MEQQFMQKLYKQIAKQLNITTNQINAVLKLLEEGSTVPFIARYRKEVTGALDEEQIREISKTYEYGVNLQQRKEDVIRLIDEKGMLTEALKQDILKAEKLTEIEDLYRPFKEKKKTRATQAKAKGLEPLAKYLLTYPEGELQTEAAKYLNEEVTSVDEALQGARDIIAEMIADHADYRKWIREYMTKKGQIQSKVRDATLDERKVYEQYYEYSEPVLRVVPHRVLAMNRGESEKILRISILDDAEGVHRYLVKELIPIREVTEATKQVRLAIEDAYKRLIKPSIEREIRAGLKEVAENQAIHIFSENVRQLLLQPPMKGKVVLGVDPAYRTGCKLAVVDETGKVLDIDVIYPHEKSKGSKADPALVQKARAKVIDKINKYQVEIVSIGNGTASRETESFIADVLKEIKHPIYYIITNEAGASVYSASELARKEFPDLQVEERSAVSIARRLQDPLAELVKIDPKSIGVGQYQHDVTQSKLNDSLNFVVETTVNQVGVNVNTASPALLKYVAGLSTTIANNIVKHRDEVGKFTKREELKKVSRLGAKTYEQAIGFLRIVDGVNPLDKTGIHPESYKIAEQVLKTLGFTKDDLGTEALKSAVEKANRSVLVDELGVGEHTLNDILDAFVAPNRDPRDDIEAPLLRSDVLKLEDLKPGMELQGTVRNVVDFGVFVDCGVKEDGLVHLSKMCKQFLKHPMQLVSVGDIVKVWVESVDLQRKRLALTMIEPEAK